The Pelmatolapia mariae isolate MD_Pm_ZW linkage group LG10_11, Pm_UMD_F_2, whole genome shotgun sequence genome includes a region encoding these proteins:
- the si:dkey-31c13.1 gene encoding uncharacterized protein si:dkey-31c13.1 isoform X2 — protein sequence MRQFENSADLDSFIKELEEESQTKFITFSVDRHYNDKDWHPLPGNRVYWQWAGGSGMPAIEFTGVPFMFVGSKRLVCHQGKDLAVAQKQRYAEEKAKKTMMDHTLVRNKSNSQSTKKVGCPAAISISKIATFPKFKLEEDRERSKKAASKMLREALERDPVVWGTCYVVTQPSAHAGHAMGEMEPVDARVEQQVVELRKQGVRKVSELKRHLAQFVTAELFKGASPPPASRRRYYPSEKDLRNIMAKVKDQARHRIDQGLFEEWCAATPEDKFHLRLRTEDASFLFCHQTLWQMRLLRLYGADVCVFDAAYRTIRYPLPLCFLCVRTNVCYSVVGVMVLQEETTEAIKEGLEVFKCWNADWRPASFMVDCNAAEIQAVESVFEGTKALLSDFHREKAWDEWIQKEHRVADKGDALTKLKAIASSLTTEQYEEAVKALMASHTWEQNPAFQSWFSDTWLSKAKRWVSAFKEETLNIAIITNHETEHQNKLFKHQYLEDYRDRTLSEMLDIVTHVYIPELRRTYIEANVRSYRQYDSSVPPFLWDRPADVIQHITSCMDSSLSEGHVVKLGDGVFRVKSETQEDQSYELAFGSDDSLPSCQCDDWRRYKLPCKHFCAVFQKVPGWTWQQLSLKYREHPLLNLDATCCSMTPDSVDEWGTEVVSEPVTCKDTQVTSDCDSPPRKRVSKSYLRKKCVNLTKQLMDRIYTTESQDTLEELSETLGRLVKGLTPVFGSEDGMLHLEAKRVRVSSCTD from the exons ATGAGACAGTTTGAGAACTCTGCCGATCTGGACTCTTTTATTAAAGAACTGGAGGAAGAGTCTCAGACTAAGTTTATCACCTTTTCCGTGGACCGCCATTATAATGACAAAG ATTGGCATCCTTTGCCCGGAAACCGCGTCTACTGGCAGTGGGCTGGGGGCTCTGGGATGCCAGCCATTGAATTCACCGGAGTCCCATTTATGTTTGTGGGCTCTAAAAGGCTCGTCTGCCATCAGGGCAAAGACCTCGCCGTAGCTCAGAAGCAGAGATATGCCGaggaaaaggcaaaaaagacG ATGATGGACCACACTTTAGTTAGGAACAAATCAAACTCGCAGTCTACTAAAAAGGTGGGATGCCCAGCAGCCATATCAATCAGCAAGATCGCAACATTCCCTAAATTCAAG TTGGAAGAAGACAGGGAGAGGAGTAAGAAGGCAGCCTCCAAGATGCTGAGAGAGGCTTTGGAGAGAGATCCAGTTGTGTGGGGAACATGCTATGTTGTTACACAGCCAAGTGCGCATGCTGGGCACGCAATGGGAGAAATG GAGCCTGTGGACGCAAGAGTGGAGCAGCAGGTGGTGGAGCTCAGAAAGCAGGGCGTGAGGAAGGTCAGCGAGCTGAAGCGTCATCTTGCTCAGTTTGTAACAGCCGAGCTTTTTAAGGGAGCTAGCCCACCCCCTGCATCCAGGCGCCGGTACTACCCCTCAGAGAAGGACCTCCGAAATATAATGGCTAAGGTGAAGGACCAGGCTCGGCACAGAATTGATCAG GGCTTGTTTGAAGAATGGTGTGCTGCTACACCTGAGGACAAGTTCCATCTGCGCCTCCGTACAGAGGACGCCTCCTTCCTCTTCTGTCATCAAACGTTGTGGCAGATGAGGCTGCTGCGCCTGTATGGGGCAGATGTCTGCGTGTTCGATGCCGCCTACAGAACAATCCGCTACCCTCTGCCCCTGTGCTTCTTGTGCGTCCGCACTAATGTGTGCTACTCCGTTGTGGGAGTGATGGTACTCCAAGAAGAAACAACAGAAGCCATCAAAGAGGGTCTGGAAGTGTTCAAGTGTTGGAACGCAGACTGGAGGCCAGCAAGCTTTATGGTCGATTGCAACGCTGCCGAAATCCAAGCTGTTGAGTCTGTGTTTGAAG GCACCAAAGCGCTGCTCAGTGACTTTCACAGGGAGAAGGCATGGGACGAATGGATACAGAAGGAGCATCGAGTGGCTGACAAAGGAGATGCTCTTACAAAGCTGAAAGCGATAGCCAGCTCACTCACTACAGAGCAGTACGAGGAGGCAGTGAAGGCCCTGATGGCCAGTCACACCTGGGAACAAAATCCTGCGTTTCAGAGCTGGTTTTCAGACACGTGGTTGTCCAAAGCAAAG AGATGGGTGTCTGCCTTCAAAGAAGAGACACTGAATATAGCCATCATCACAAACCATGAGACTGAACACCAGAATAAATTGTTCAAGCACCAATACCTGGAGGACTACAGGGACCGGACATTATCTGAAATGCTGGACATCGTGACACATGTGTACATCCCTGAACTGCGGAGGAC GTACATTGAAGCTAATGTGAGGTCATACAGACAGTATGACTCCAGTGTCCCTCCTTTCCTGTGGGACAGACCCGCAGATGTCATTCAACACATCACGAGctgcatggacagctctctCTCTGAGGGACATGTGGTCAAGCTGGGCGacggtgtgttcagagtgaagAGCGAGACACAGGAGGACCAGTCTTATGAACTGGCATTTGGGTCAGATGACAGCTTGCCCTCCTGTCAGTGTGATGACTGGAGGCGGTACAAGTTGCCATGCAAACATTTCTGTGCTGTCTTCCAGAAGGTCCCTGGCTGGACGTGGCAGCAGTTATCCCTGAAATACAGGGAACACCCGCTTCTTAACCTGGATGCCACGTGTTGCTCCATGACCCCAGACTCAGTGGACGAGTGGGGCACGGAGGTAGTCAGTGAGCCAGTAACCTGCAAGG ACACACAGGTGACCTCTGACTGTGACAGTCCACCACGCAAGCGAGTGAGCAAGTCATATCTGAGGAAGAAATGTGTCAACCTCACCAAACAACTCATGGACAGAATATATACCACTGAAAGCCAAGACACACTTGAGGAACTTTCTGAGACGTTAGGCAGGCTGGTGAAGGGGCTCACACCTGTGTTTGGAAGTGAGGATGGTATGCTTCATCTGGAAGCAAAGCGGGTCAGAGTTTCCAGCTGCACAGACTGA
- the si:dkey-31c13.1 gene encoding uncharacterized protein si:dkey-31c13.1 isoform X1, translating to MRQFENSADLDSFIKELEEESQTKFITFSVDRHYNDKDWHPLPGNRVYWQWAGGSGMPAIEFTGVPFMFVGSKRLVCHQGKDLAVAQKQRYAEEKAKKTMMDHTLVRNKSNSQSTKKVGCPAAISISKIATFPKFKLEEDRERSKKAASKMLREALERDPVVWGTCYVVTQPSAHAGHAMGEMEPVDARVEQQVVELRKQGVRKVSELKRHLAQFVTAELFKGASPPPASRRRYYPSEKDLRNIMAKVKDQARHRIDQVNLKGLFEEWCAATPEDKFHLRLRTEDASFLFCHQTLWQMRLLRLYGADVCVFDAAYRTIRYPLPLCFLCVRTNVCYSVVGVMVLQEETTEAIKEGLEVFKCWNADWRPASFMVDCNAAEIQAVESVFEGTKALLSDFHREKAWDEWIQKEHRVADKGDALTKLKAIASSLTTEQYEEAVKALMASHTWEQNPAFQSWFSDTWLSKAKRWVSAFKEETLNIAIITNHETEHQNKLFKHQYLEDYRDRTLSEMLDIVTHVYIPELRRTYIEANVRSYRQYDSSVPPFLWDRPADVIQHITSCMDSSLSEGHVVKLGDGVFRVKSETQEDQSYELAFGSDDSLPSCQCDDWRRYKLPCKHFCAVFQKVPGWTWQQLSLKYREHPLLNLDATCCSMTPDSVDEWGTEVVSEPVTCKDTQVTSDCDSPPRKRVSKSYLRKKCVNLTKQLMDRIYTTESQDTLEELSETLGRLVKGLTPVFGSEDGMLHLEAKRVRVSSCTD from the exons ATGAGACAGTTTGAGAACTCTGCCGATCTGGACTCTTTTATTAAAGAACTGGAGGAAGAGTCTCAGACTAAGTTTATCACCTTTTCCGTGGACCGCCATTATAATGACAAAG ATTGGCATCCTTTGCCCGGAAACCGCGTCTACTGGCAGTGGGCTGGGGGCTCTGGGATGCCAGCCATTGAATTCACCGGAGTCCCATTTATGTTTGTGGGCTCTAAAAGGCTCGTCTGCCATCAGGGCAAAGACCTCGCCGTAGCTCAGAAGCAGAGATATGCCGaggaaaaggcaaaaaagacG ATGATGGACCACACTTTAGTTAGGAACAAATCAAACTCGCAGTCTACTAAAAAGGTGGGATGCCCAGCAGCCATATCAATCAGCAAGATCGCAACATTCCCTAAATTCAAG TTGGAAGAAGACAGGGAGAGGAGTAAGAAGGCAGCCTCCAAGATGCTGAGAGAGGCTTTGGAGAGAGATCCAGTTGTGTGGGGAACATGCTATGTTGTTACACAGCCAAGTGCGCATGCTGGGCACGCAATGGGAGAAATG GAGCCTGTGGACGCAAGAGTGGAGCAGCAGGTGGTGGAGCTCAGAAAGCAGGGCGTGAGGAAGGTCAGCGAGCTGAAGCGTCATCTTGCTCAGTTTGTAACAGCCGAGCTTTTTAAGGGAGCTAGCCCACCCCCTGCATCCAGGCGCCGGTACTACCCCTCAGAGAAGGACCTCCGAAATATAATGGCTAAGGTGAAGGACCAGGCTCGGCACAGAATTGATCAGGTGAACCTGAAA GGCTTGTTTGAAGAATGGTGTGCTGCTACACCTGAGGACAAGTTCCATCTGCGCCTCCGTACAGAGGACGCCTCCTTCCTCTTCTGTCATCAAACGTTGTGGCAGATGAGGCTGCTGCGCCTGTATGGGGCAGATGTCTGCGTGTTCGATGCCGCCTACAGAACAATCCGCTACCCTCTGCCCCTGTGCTTCTTGTGCGTCCGCACTAATGTGTGCTACTCCGTTGTGGGAGTGATGGTACTCCAAGAAGAAACAACAGAAGCCATCAAAGAGGGTCTGGAAGTGTTCAAGTGTTGGAACGCAGACTGGAGGCCAGCAAGCTTTATGGTCGATTGCAACGCTGCCGAAATCCAAGCTGTTGAGTCTGTGTTTGAAG GCACCAAAGCGCTGCTCAGTGACTTTCACAGGGAGAAGGCATGGGACGAATGGATACAGAAGGAGCATCGAGTGGCTGACAAAGGAGATGCTCTTACAAAGCTGAAAGCGATAGCCAGCTCACTCACTACAGAGCAGTACGAGGAGGCAGTGAAGGCCCTGATGGCCAGTCACACCTGGGAACAAAATCCTGCGTTTCAGAGCTGGTTTTCAGACACGTGGTTGTCCAAAGCAAAG AGATGGGTGTCTGCCTTCAAAGAAGAGACACTGAATATAGCCATCATCACAAACCATGAGACTGAACACCAGAATAAATTGTTCAAGCACCAATACCTGGAGGACTACAGGGACCGGACATTATCTGAAATGCTGGACATCGTGACACATGTGTACATCCCTGAACTGCGGAGGAC GTACATTGAAGCTAATGTGAGGTCATACAGACAGTATGACTCCAGTGTCCCTCCTTTCCTGTGGGACAGACCCGCAGATGTCATTCAACACATCACGAGctgcatggacagctctctCTCTGAGGGACATGTGGTCAAGCTGGGCGacggtgtgttcagagtgaagAGCGAGACACAGGAGGACCAGTCTTATGAACTGGCATTTGGGTCAGATGACAGCTTGCCCTCCTGTCAGTGTGATGACTGGAGGCGGTACAAGTTGCCATGCAAACATTTCTGTGCTGTCTTCCAGAAGGTCCCTGGCTGGACGTGGCAGCAGTTATCCCTGAAATACAGGGAACACCCGCTTCTTAACCTGGATGCCACGTGTTGCTCCATGACCCCAGACTCAGTGGACGAGTGGGGCACGGAGGTAGTCAGTGAGCCAGTAACCTGCAAGG ACACACAGGTGACCTCTGACTGTGACAGTCCACCACGCAAGCGAGTGAGCAAGTCATATCTGAGGAAGAAATGTGTCAACCTCACCAAACAACTCATGGACAGAATATATACCACTGAAAGCCAAGACACACTTGAGGAACTTTCTGAGACGTTAGGCAGGCTGGTGAAGGGGCTCACACCTGTGTTTGGAAGTGAGGATGGTATGCTTCATCTGGAAGCAAAGCGGGTCAGAGTTTCCAGCTGCACAGACTGA
- the si:dkey-31c13.1 gene encoding uncharacterized protein si:dkey-31c13.1 isoform X4 has protein sequence MMDHTLVRNKSNSQSTKKVGCPAAISISKIATFPKFKLEEDRERSKKAASKMLREALERDPVVWGTCYVVTQPSAHAGHAMGEMEPVDARVEQQVVELRKQGVRKVSELKRHLAQFVTAELFKGASPPPASRRRYYPSEKDLRNIMAKVKDQARHRIDQVNLKGLFEEWCAATPEDKFHLRLRTEDASFLFCHQTLWQMRLLRLYGADVCVFDAAYRTIRYPLPLCFLCVRTNVCYSVVGVMVLQEETTEAIKEGLEVFKCWNADWRPASFMVDCNAAEIQAVESVFEGTKALLSDFHREKAWDEWIQKEHRVADKGDALTKLKAIASSLTTEQYEEAVKALMASHTWEQNPAFQSWFSDTWLSKAKRWVSAFKEETLNIAIITNHETEHQNKLFKHQYLEDYRDRTLSEMLDIVTHVYIPELRRTYIEANVRSYRQYDSSVPPFLWDRPADVIQHITSCMDSSLSEGHVVKLGDGVFRVKSETQEDQSYELAFGSDDSLPSCQCDDWRRYKLPCKHFCAVFQKVPGWTWQQLSLKYREHPLLNLDATCCSMTPDSVDEWGTEVVSEPVTCKDTQVTSDCDSPPRKRVSKSYLRKKCVNLTKQLMDRIYTTESQDTLEELSETLGRLVKGLTPVFGSEDGMLHLEAKRVRVSSCTD, from the exons ATGATGGACCACACTTTAGTTAGGAACAAATCAAACTCGCAGTCTACTAAAAAGGTGGGATGCCCAGCAGCCATATCAATCAGCAAGATCGCAACATTCCCTAAATTCAAG TTGGAAGAAGACAGGGAGAGGAGTAAGAAGGCAGCCTCCAAGATGCTGAGAGAGGCTTTGGAGAGAGATCCAGTTGTGTGGGGAACATGCTATGTTGTTACACAGCCAAGTGCGCATGCTGGGCACGCAATGGGAGAAATG GAGCCTGTGGACGCAAGAGTGGAGCAGCAGGTGGTGGAGCTCAGAAAGCAGGGCGTGAGGAAGGTCAGCGAGCTGAAGCGTCATCTTGCTCAGTTTGTAACAGCCGAGCTTTTTAAGGGAGCTAGCCCACCCCCTGCATCCAGGCGCCGGTACTACCCCTCAGAGAAGGACCTCCGAAATATAATGGCTAAGGTGAAGGACCAGGCTCGGCACAGAATTGATCAGGTGAACCTGAAA GGCTTGTTTGAAGAATGGTGTGCTGCTACACCTGAGGACAAGTTCCATCTGCGCCTCCGTACAGAGGACGCCTCCTTCCTCTTCTGTCATCAAACGTTGTGGCAGATGAGGCTGCTGCGCCTGTATGGGGCAGATGTCTGCGTGTTCGATGCCGCCTACAGAACAATCCGCTACCCTCTGCCCCTGTGCTTCTTGTGCGTCCGCACTAATGTGTGCTACTCCGTTGTGGGAGTGATGGTACTCCAAGAAGAAACAACAGAAGCCATCAAAGAGGGTCTGGAAGTGTTCAAGTGTTGGAACGCAGACTGGAGGCCAGCAAGCTTTATGGTCGATTGCAACGCTGCCGAAATCCAAGCTGTTGAGTCTGTGTTTGAAG GCACCAAAGCGCTGCTCAGTGACTTTCACAGGGAGAAGGCATGGGACGAATGGATACAGAAGGAGCATCGAGTGGCTGACAAAGGAGATGCTCTTACAAAGCTGAAAGCGATAGCCAGCTCACTCACTACAGAGCAGTACGAGGAGGCAGTGAAGGCCCTGATGGCCAGTCACACCTGGGAACAAAATCCTGCGTTTCAGAGCTGGTTTTCAGACACGTGGTTGTCCAAAGCAAAG AGATGGGTGTCTGCCTTCAAAGAAGAGACACTGAATATAGCCATCATCACAAACCATGAGACTGAACACCAGAATAAATTGTTCAAGCACCAATACCTGGAGGACTACAGGGACCGGACATTATCTGAAATGCTGGACATCGTGACACATGTGTACATCCCTGAACTGCGGAGGAC GTACATTGAAGCTAATGTGAGGTCATACAGACAGTATGACTCCAGTGTCCCTCCTTTCCTGTGGGACAGACCCGCAGATGTCATTCAACACATCACGAGctgcatggacagctctctCTCTGAGGGACATGTGGTCAAGCTGGGCGacggtgtgttcagagtgaagAGCGAGACACAGGAGGACCAGTCTTATGAACTGGCATTTGGGTCAGATGACAGCTTGCCCTCCTGTCAGTGTGATGACTGGAGGCGGTACAAGTTGCCATGCAAACATTTCTGTGCTGTCTTCCAGAAGGTCCCTGGCTGGACGTGGCAGCAGTTATCCCTGAAATACAGGGAACACCCGCTTCTTAACCTGGATGCCACGTGTTGCTCCATGACCCCAGACTCAGTGGACGAGTGGGGCACGGAGGTAGTCAGTGAGCCAGTAACCTGCAAGG ACACACAGGTGACCTCTGACTGTGACAGTCCACCACGCAAGCGAGTGAGCAAGTCATATCTGAGGAAGAAATGTGTCAACCTCACCAAACAACTCATGGACAGAATATATACCACTGAAAGCCAAGACACACTTGAGGAACTTTCTGAGACGTTAGGCAGGCTGGTGAAGGGGCTCACACCTGTGTTTGGAAGTGAGGATGGTATGCTTCATCTGGAAGCAAAGCGGGTCAGAGTTTCCAGCTGCACAGACTGA
- the LOC134636842 gene encoding transmembrane protein 42, with amino-acid sequence MEPSNNQPSSGMFSGSFYALLAGFLAATASLSAKLSLGASYLREMCETRLSDWNQTPGGSAACDWLHIPLRLLCGGLLFTCNAVMWTTFSKALRHSTSTARATVTTTASNFISSGLLGRLFFGETHATLWWAGISLTLCGLLMLHGSAPQTHPQEADKKDK; translated from the exons ATGGAGCCCTCTAACAACCAGCCGAGTTCGGGAATGTTTTCAGGGTCCTTTTATGCGTTATTAGCGGGCTTTTTGGCAGCTACTGCCTCTCTGTCAGCTAAGCTGTCGCTCGGTGCGAGCTACCTGAGAGAGATGTGTGAGACGCGGCTGAGCGACTGGAATCAAACACCTGGTGGAAGTGCAGCCTGTGACTGG CTCCACATCCCCCTGCGGCTGCTGTGCGGCGGCCTGCTATTCACCTGTAATGCAGTCATGTGGACCACCTTCTCCAAGGCACTCCGCCATTCCACCTCTACAGCCAGGGCCACTGTCACGACCACTGCATCCAACTTCATTTCCTCT GGACTGCTAGGGAGGCTCTTCTTTGGAGAGACCCATGCAACTCTGTGGTGGGCAGGcatctctctcactctgtgtGGACTGCTGATGCTTCATGGTTCAGCACCTCAGACACACCCACAGGAAGCAGACAAGAAGGACAAGTAA
- the kiaa1143 gene encoding uncharacterized protein KIAA1143 homolog translates to MNKNKGRGVAWVKPAEPSFLKKFKSDVGYKEGPNVDTKRQVMPTLDDDSGSDREDELPQVVVLKSGDLTAEEVKKMKDEIQAGGSSEKDGQPPDGKILFKKPAKRSSSDKFQGIGASSSKKKKSSGGDKEKEEEEKKEASGKKVKNSSLLSFGGDEEEED, encoded by the exons ATGAATAAAAATAAGGGCCGCGGAGTAGCATGGGTGAAGCCGGCGGAGCCGTCCTTTCTCAAGAAGTTTAAGAGCGATGTGGGGTACAAAGAGGGACCGAATGTCGACACTAAG CGTCAGGTGATGCCAACACTGGATGACGACAGCGGCAGCGATCGAGAGGACGAGTTGCCTCAGGTCGTGGTCCTTAAAAGTGGAGACCTGACTGCAGAGGAGGTGAAGAAGATGAAGGATGAAATACAGGCTGGAGGCAGCTCAGAGAAAG ATGGTCAGCCTCCTGACGGTAAAATCCTTTTCAAGAAACCAGCCAAGCGCTCTTCCTCAGATAAATTCCAGGGCATCGGTGCTAGCTCcagcaaaaagaagaagagcagtGGAGGGGAcaaggaaaaggaggaggaggagaaaaaggaggCATCTGGAAAGAAAGTTAAAAATAGCAGCCTCCTGTCATTTGGaggggatgaggaggaggaggactga
- the si:dkey-31c13.1 gene encoding uncharacterized protein si:dkey-31c13.1 isoform X3 yields MTKMMDHTLVRNKSNSQSTKKVGCPAAISISKIATFPKFKLEEDRERSKKAASKMLREALERDPVVWGTCYVVTQPSAHAGHAMGEMEPVDARVEQQVVELRKQGVRKVSELKRHLAQFVTAELFKGASPPPASRRRYYPSEKDLRNIMAKVKDQARHRIDQVNLKGLFEEWCAATPEDKFHLRLRTEDASFLFCHQTLWQMRLLRLYGADVCVFDAAYRTIRYPLPLCFLCVRTNVCYSVVGVMVLQEETTEAIKEGLEVFKCWNADWRPASFMVDCNAAEIQAVESVFEGTKALLSDFHREKAWDEWIQKEHRVADKGDALTKLKAIASSLTTEQYEEAVKALMASHTWEQNPAFQSWFSDTWLSKAKRWVSAFKEETLNIAIITNHETEHQNKLFKHQYLEDYRDRTLSEMLDIVTHVYIPELRRTYIEANVRSYRQYDSSVPPFLWDRPADVIQHITSCMDSSLSEGHVVKLGDGVFRVKSETQEDQSYELAFGSDDSLPSCQCDDWRRYKLPCKHFCAVFQKVPGWTWQQLSLKYREHPLLNLDATCCSMTPDSVDEWGTEVVSEPVTCKDTQVTSDCDSPPRKRVSKSYLRKKCVNLTKQLMDRIYTTESQDTLEELSETLGRLVKGLTPVFGSEDGMLHLEAKRVRVSSCTD; encoded by the exons ATGACAAAG ATGATGGACCACACTTTAGTTAGGAACAAATCAAACTCGCAGTCTACTAAAAAGGTGGGATGCCCAGCAGCCATATCAATCAGCAAGATCGCAACATTCCCTAAATTCAAG TTGGAAGAAGACAGGGAGAGGAGTAAGAAGGCAGCCTCCAAGATGCTGAGAGAGGCTTTGGAGAGAGATCCAGTTGTGTGGGGAACATGCTATGTTGTTACACAGCCAAGTGCGCATGCTGGGCACGCAATGGGAGAAATG GAGCCTGTGGACGCAAGAGTGGAGCAGCAGGTGGTGGAGCTCAGAAAGCAGGGCGTGAGGAAGGTCAGCGAGCTGAAGCGTCATCTTGCTCAGTTTGTAACAGCCGAGCTTTTTAAGGGAGCTAGCCCACCCCCTGCATCCAGGCGCCGGTACTACCCCTCAGAGAAGGACCTCCGAAATATAATGGCTAAGGTGAAGGACCAGGCTCGGCACAGAATTGATCAGGTGAACCTGAAA GGCTTGTTTGAAGAATGGTGTGCTGCTACACCTGAGGACAAGTTCCATCTGCGCCTCCGTACAGAGGACGCCTCCTTCCTCTTCTGTCATCAAACGTTGTGGCAGATGAGGCTGCTGCGCCTGTATGGGGCAGATGTCTGCGTGTTCGATGCCGCCTACAGAACAATCCGCTACCCTCTGCCCCTGTGCTTCTTGTGCGTCCGCACTAATGTGTGCTACTCCGTTGTGGGAGTGATGGTACTCCAAGAAGAAACAACAGAAGCCATCAAAGAGGGTCTGGAAGTGTTCAAGTGTTGGAACGCAGACTGGAGGCCAGCAAGCTTTATGGTCGATTGCAACGCTGCCGAAATCCAAGCTGTTGAGTCTGTGTTTGAAG GCACCAAAGCGCTGCTCAGTGACTTTCACAGGGAGAAGGCATGGGACGAATGGATACAGAAGGAGCATCGAGTGGCTGACAAAGGAGATGCTCTTACAAAGCTGAAAGCGATAGCCAGCTCACTCACTACAGAGCAGTACGAGGAGGCAGTGAAGGCCCTGATGGCCAGTCACACCTGGGAACAAAATCCTGCGTTTCAGAGCTGGTTTTCAGACACGTGGTTGTCCAAAGCAAAG AGATGGGTGTCTGCCTTCAAAGAAGAGACACTGAATATAGCCATCATCACAAACCATGAGACTGAACACCAGAATAAATTGTTCAAGCACCAATACCTGGAGGACTACAGGGACCGGACATTATCTGAAATGCTGGACATCGTGACACATGTGTACATCCCTGAACTGCGGAGGAC GTACATTGAAGCTAATGTGAGGTCATACAGACAGTATGACTCCAGTGTCCCTCCTTTCCTGTGGGACAGACCCGCAGATGTCATTCAACACATCACGAGctgcatggacagctctctCTCTGAGGGACATGTGGTCAAGCTGGGCGacggtgtgttcagagtgaagAGCGAGACACAGGAGGACCAGTCTTATGAACTGGCATTTGGGTCAGATGACAGCTTGCCCTCCTGTCAGTGTGATGACTGGAGGCGGTACAAGTTGCCATGCAAACATTTCTGTGCTGTCTTCCAGAAGGTCCCTGGCTGGACGTGGCAGCAGTTATCCCTGAAATACAGGGAACACCCGCTTCTTAACCTGGATGCCACGTGTTGCTCCATGACCCCAGACTCAGTGGACGAGTGGGGCACGGAGGTAGTCAGTGAGCCAGTAACCTGCAAGG ACACACAGGTGACCTCTGACTGTGACAGTCCACCACGCAAGCGAGTGAGCAAGTCATATCTGAGGAAGAAATGTGTCAACCTCACCAAACAACTCATGGACAGAATATATACCACTGAAAGCCAAGACACACTTGAGGAACTTTCTGAGACGTTAGGCAGGCTGGTGAAGGGGCTCACACCTGTGTTTGGAAGTGAGGATGGTATGCTTCATCTGGAAGCAAAGCGGGTCAGAGTTTCCAGCTGCACAGACTGA